The Bdellovibrionales bacterium genome contains the following window.
CACCATGCGAGTCACCAAAGTTTTGTCGTCCTGAGTTTGAACAGCAAGCTTTGAGTACTCTACCAAGCGGCGTTTTTGCTCCAGGTAAATTTGCGAGAAAGCCGTTTTCACAAACACCGAGAAATCATGCGGAGAGAACTCCGGATACTGTGTATTCAAGAAGCGGTTCAAATCGCGGTGCAGAGCTGCGGCTGTTTGATAGCGCAAGCTCTTATCTTTTGCCAAAGCCTTATTAACGATACGTTCAAGCTCTGGCGGCACTGATGGATTGATTTTACGGATGCTTGGGATTTGGCACTCGCGGATTTTACGCAAGATCGCCGCCTCACTGCTGGAAGTGAAGAGACGGTCGTTTGCCAACAGTTCCCATAGAACGATACCAAGTGAGAAAATATCCGTGCGCAAGTCGATCGGCATGCCGTCAGCTTGCTCAGGACTCATGTAGCCGAATTTTCCTTTAAGAGTGCCGGCTTTAGTGGCTTCCATCTGAGTTTCGGCTTTCGCGATACCGAAGTCGATGATTTTTACTTCACCCTCGAAGCTGACCATGATGTTCTGCGGACTCATATCACGGTGAGTGATATTGAGCGGGCGGCCCGTGCTGCCATCGATACAACGATGGGCGTGATCAAGACCTGCAGCAACTTCTTTTATGATGTAGACGATTTGATCGATCGTGAATTGCACGTTCGACTTTTTCATCTCGTTCACGATTTGGCGAAGGTTGCGACCTTCAACATATTCCATGACAAGGAAGAACTGCTTATACTCAACCCCGAAGTCATAGATGGAAACGACGTTCCCGTGATTCAAGTTCACGGCGATTTTCGCTTCTTCTTTGAACATGTCGATGTATTCTTGGCTTTCGGAGTGTTGTGGGAGGATGCGCTTCACAGCAACGAACTTGTTCACGCCAACGGCACCCACGGATTTCGCAAGGTACACCTCGGCCATGCCACCAGTGGCAAGCTTCTCGAGCAGGAGATATTTTCCAAATTGTTCGAGCTGTGAAGACATTAAATTCGTTTCCTCTTATGAAAAATATCGGTAAAATGGCGAAAGCACTTAAGGAATCTGGACCTTTAAAATGATGAAATGGATTGGCCTCACAGGCGGTATCGCTACCGGCAAAAGCACAGTGACCAAGCGTCTTAGGACCTTGGGCTATGACGTATTGGATGCAGATGAGGTCTCTCACCGGGTCACAAGTCTGGGCGCTGATCCAGCCAGGAGCGCTTTGCCGCAGATTTTCCAGACCTTTGGAGAGTCCGTGAAGAATTCCGACGGAAGTTTGAACCGGAAGGCTTTAGGGGCCCTCGTCTTTGGTCATACTGAGGAGCGTAAGAAACTTGAGGCTATCATCCATCCTTTGGTCCGGGCTCAGGTGGCCGCAGAAAAATCACGTCTGGAGAAGTCCGGTAAGACTGTCGCGTTTTATGACGTTCCTTTGTTGTACGAAAAACAAATGGAAAAGGATTTTGATGCCGTGGTCTTGGTTTCTACGACTGAGAAGCTACAACTAGAGCGCTTAAAAAATCGTAACGGTTTTACCGAGACCGAAGCTTTGGTGCGGGTCCAGTCGCAAATGCCGCTGAAAGAAAAAGAAAGCAAGACTCCTTATGTGATTCATAACACCAAGGATCTTGCTTTCTTAGATTCTGAGATCGACCGCGTTTTGCGCGCTCTTAAAATTTTTTAAAAAGAATAGCCCGCGCTTTTTGCCAAGCCTTCATCTGGAAAGAACACGCGATTCCAGACGGGAACTTGCGCACTGTCCTCTGGGGAGTACAAACGCTTTGTTTGTAAATCACCGACGATATTGAGGCCGATTTGATGGCGAGACGTTAGACGGAACTCATAGGGCGGTTGGGTTTCGCGGAACTTCGCCGAGAACAGGCCGAGCTGATTGTCGACCGCGAATTTTGCCAGCGCGCTGTATTCCACGGCGATTTTCTTATCAAATGGAAAAATGAAATAGAAATAGCCCCAGCCATTTTTTAGCATCTCTCGGTTTACTTCAACGCCGTCTGCAAAGATGCGCCCAAGGACACGGTTGTGTTTGTCAAAGCCATCGCCATCGAAGTCAACTGTGGCTGTTGAGCCCACAGGAACAAGGCTGCGCAAAAAATCACGGGCCGCGAAGGCCGCTTCGCCTTGAGTGTGTTCAAAGAACTCCACTTCGGGAGTATCCACGCCCAGCATGCGCACTTTATATTTTTTATTATTTTCTGATGGAACTTGAATCGTCAGAGTGTCACCGTCATGGACATCCACGACCTTGCCGGTCAGGCTGTCGGCAGAGCTTGCGAGGGATATAAATAGAACCAGCAGACAAAGAAGGGGCGAGAGTTTTTGCATGGGGCGAAAGCTAGCAAATAAGCCGCCGAAAAGCAGCTTTAGAAAGCAAAGCCTAAAGACATTTCAAATTGAGGGCCGATCAGGGCGTAGCTCACTCCCACTTCGCCCTGAAGGCGCTGATCCAGCTTAAAAAGGTCATCAAGACCTACAAGGGCCATCGCCTGGATCTTTTTTATATTGAAAATGGAACCTAGACCATCTGTCGAGTCGATGAGGTCACCCACAGCGAACTTGTAGTAGGGCATGGTGACGTCTTCGAGTGGGAAATAGAACTTCTTACCGACAACAAGGTGAATAAAATTATCCTTTGCCGTCGCGATTTCGATCTCCCACGTGTTGAGGGGCTCACGCAAGAAGTCGTATCTCAATCCATAGTAATAAAGCTGTGCGGATTGATTGGTTTCTTTGAGTGCTCCACCGATAAAGCCCGCGCGCACCGACCAGTTTCTTTCGGTTCTTTCGGAACTAAAGATGGGGTCACTGTTTTCTTTGGGGGAAAGTTCAATAGAAGGCGGTTGAGTCTCTATGACG
Protein-coding sequences here:
- a CDS encoding dephospho-CoA kinase, which translates into the protein MMKWIGLTGGIATGKSTVTKRLRTLGYDVLDADEVSHRVTSLGADPARSALPQIFQTFGESVKNSDGSLNRKALGALVFGHTEERKKLEAIIHPLVRAQVAAEKSRLEKSGKTVAFYDVPLLYEKQMEKDFDAVVLVSTTEKLQLERLKNRNGFTETEALVRVQSQMPLKEKESKTPYVIHNTKDLAFLDSEIDRVLRALKIF
- a CDS encoding thermonuclease family protein, with translation MQKLSPLLCLLVLFISLASSADSLTGKVVDVHDGDTLTIQVPSENNKKYKVRMLGVDTPEVEFFEHTQGEAAFAARDFLRSLVPVGSTATVDFDGDGFDKHNRVLGRIFADGVEVNREMLKNGWGYFYFIFPFDKKIAVEYSALAKFAVDNQLGLFSAKFRETQPPYEFRLTSRHQIGLNIVGDLQTKRLYSPEDSAQVPVWNRVFFPDEGLAKSAGYSF